The following nucleotide sequence is from Anopheles stephensi strain Indian chromosome 3, UCI_ANSTEP_V1.0, whole genome shotgun sequence.
TATTGCTGCTGTACGACATTagtttgattattattttgcacattttttgcacaaaaatgGACCCACAAGTAAAAAGCAACGGAAAGAAGTGTGCTATAACAATAGCAGAAAAGCTGAACATCATCAAACAgttcgaaaaagaaaaaactgtaGCAGGAATAGTCCGCGATATAAAAAGACTACAATCAACAGTGCGGTCTATCGTGAAACAAAAGCATACTCTTCTTAATTCTGGGAAAGGAGCTGCAATGGGAACGCGAGTACGAGATAAGCTCATTGAACAtacttgaaataaaattatgaacTACATTTGTTTAGAGTTATTAGTTATTGAAGATAATTCTTAAGTAAACTGAAATGAACGCCTAATgggattattttttaacaggtttaaattttaattctttatttataattatatttCAACTCCTTGTATGTATGAACAAAATGTCAAAGGAAATTTGATATACGCGAAAATTCGAGATATGCTCGAGAGTTCGGTCCAAAACATTAGCGTACTACGGGGATTTGCTGTataataaaaccaaaatttTGACCATTCCTTTTCCGTTGATGACACAATCCCACCATGCAGGTGGCACAGCTCATCCGATTTTACCTTACgatcaaggtatatggatataggaggtcaaggtatatggatatggGAGGTaaagttgtttagagcaaattgacatttctcaacctgacataacagttccatAACataacaggtttttttttcaagatgtccgaccgataaatcgctattccgacacctcctctcaactcactttgcaCCAGCCTAAGCCAGCATGTATACATACCTTGGCATTGGTGGTCAATTTATAAGTCCACCTGAGTCttcatacaccttgttctggATGTACTTTTGGTGGTAAAACATGTACGTTTTTTCGATACGAAATTGCAATGATATGGGGCAGAAATGGTTTGTCGCACCGTTGAAAACAATCGCTAATGCCACGATGacgagtttttgtttgtgacaATTGTTCCTAAACCACGGCATTTGTACAGCGCAGCACctcttcgaaaaaaaaaaactatcaaatCGTGTTCACAAGCGTTTGTTGTCGATTTTCTTCGGGTATGAGGGCAACTTACCCTGTGATTTTGATCGATTCGTTCAACGATTTTTAAAAGAACCCCGAAATCGTATCTCTAGAAACGCCTACgtaaagcaacacaaaaatgcTAGACGGAGGAAATATAAAGGTAAGTGGTAAAACACGCCTCTGCTCCTTCAAGAGCCCCTATAGTTTGCGACCATCACCAACATCTTTCCTCGCGCAGATGGAGTTTGCCGCACAGATTCGTGGTGAGGAATGTGCGACCGCAGTAAGAAGCGCGCTATCCGGCACCGGTACGGTGACCATCGATGTTGACAAAGGTAGCGTGCTGGTGGAAACATCACTGCCGTGGCTGGAGGTACACAGGCGCATCGAAGCAACAGGCCGGCGAGCCGTACTGACGGGTTTCGGAGGTATATGCAACAGTTGCCGCTTTCCCGTACGATTCCCCTTGTGACAAGCTCCTCCTCTCGGCAGGTCAATCGGCGGTGGCAATGGTCGATCATGGCAATGAAGCGAGCAATGTGCGCGGTGTGGTCCGATTCTGTACCGTATCGAGTGTGGCCGGCCAGCGAGGTGCAGTTGTAGATGGAACGATCGATGGCCTAACGCCCAACGGTAGCTATCGGCTGAATGTGCACGAATGTGGAGACCTTTCGCAAGGATGCAGCTCGGTGGGCGAGGTGTACGATTCCTGCGAAATCAGCACGGACGAAAGGGGCCGAGCCACAGTACGCTTGGTCAATGATCGGCTCGACGTAAGCGATCTCATCGGACGGTCGGTGGTGATCACACGGGCGGACAATGCAGGTGAGCGGCTGAGCTGTGGAATTATTGCACGGTCCGCAGGCATTTATgagaattacaaaaaaatctgCGCATGTGACGGTGTGACGATATGGGATGAACGGAATAAATCCGTGCTTTAAAGGTAATTGGACCTTCCTTCGACCAGGGTTTCCAGATACGATTGTCCGTAGGGTGTGGTGGGCTAAAAGCTCCAAAAACAGTAAAACTGTC
It contains:
- the LOC118514205 gene encoding copper chaperone for superoxide dismutase, with the protein product MLDGGNIKMEFAAQIRGEECATAVRSALSGTGTVTIDVDKGSVLVETSLPWLEVHRRIEATGRRAVLTGFGGQSAVAMVDHGNEASNVRGVVRFCTVSSVAGQRGAVVDGTIDGLTPNGSYRLNVHECGDLSQGCSSVGEVYDSCEISTDERGRATVRLVNDRLDVSDLIGRSVVITRADNAGERLSCGIIARSAGIYENYKKICACDGVTIWDERNKSVL